The genomic segment GCCCACGCCGAGCGCGATGTTGACTTCCGGCACGAAGATCTGCCCGAACTCCCGCGCCGACGTATGCACGATGGACATGCGCGGACTATACCCCAGCTGGATGCACTGCTGCGTCAGCGAGAACGCGCCGGAGATGAGCGCCTGCGAGGCAATGATGGTGGCCAGCGTCGCCAGGCCGACCATCGGCAGGAGCAGGTACGATGGCGCCAGGTTGTAGAACGGATTTTCCACGGCTTCCGGGGTGCCGAGCACCAGCGACCCCTGGCCGAAGTAGTTGAGCAGCAGCGCCGGGAAGACCATCCAGAACCAGGCGGTCCGAATGGGCTTCTTGCCGAAGTGGCCCATGTCCGCGTACAGCGCCTCGGCGCCGGTGACCGCCAGCACCACGGCGCCCAGCACGGTTACCGCGTGCAGGTCGTGCTGGCGAAAGAACCGGATGGCCCAGATGGGATTGATCGCGGACAGGATCTCGGCGTCGCGCAGGATCTGCGTGAGCCCGAGTCCGCCGATCGCGACGAACCAGAAGGCCATGAGCGGCCCGAACGCCGAGCCCACGCGCGTAGTGCCATGCCGCTGCACCGCGAAGAGGCCGACGATGATCACGACGGTGATCGGCACCACCATCGAGGCCATGTTCTGGTTGTGGACGGTCAGTCCTTCGATGGCGGAAAGGACCGAGATCGCCGGCGTGATCACGCCATCGCCGTACAGGAGGGCGGCGCCGAAGAGTCCCAGGCCGATGAGCACGACGCGACCACGGCGATACTCGGAGTCCTTCTTCAGGATGAGCGCGAGCATCGCGACGATGCCGCCCTCGCCCCGATTGTCCGCGCGCATGATGAAGACGATGTACTTGAAGCTGACGACCAGAATCAGCGACCACAGGATCAGCGACAGGACGCCGTAGACGTTCTCGGCAGTCGGGGTCAGGCCGTATTCCGGCTTGAAGCACTCCTTGAGTGCGTACAGGGGACTGGTGCCAATGTCGCCGAAGACGACGCCGAGCGCGGTCAGGGTCAGGAAGGCGAGTCGCTTGCCCTTCGGATGCTCCTCGACGTGCGGACGCTCTTGGTGGGGCACCGGGAACTGTGCCGTCGCGCCGTTCAGCGTG from the Gemmatimonadaceae bacterium genome contains:
- a CDS encoding potassium transporter Kup; the encoded protein is MPHQERPHVEEHPKGKRLAFLTLTALGVVFGDIGTSPLYALKECFKPEYGLTPTAENVYGVLSLILWSLILVVSFKYIVFIMRADNRGEGGIVAMLALILKKDSEYRRGRVVLIGLGLFGAALLYGDGVITPAISVLSAIEGLTVHNQNMASMVVPITVVIIVGLFAVQRHGTTRVGSAFGPLMAFWFVAIGGLGLTQILRDAEILSAINPIWAIRFFRQHDLHAVTVLGAVVLAVTGAEALYADMGHFGKKPIRTAWFWMVFPALLLNYFGQGSLVLGTPEAVENPFYNLAPSYLLLPMVGLATLATIIASQALISGAFSLTQQCIQLGYSPRMSIVHTSAREFGQIFVPEVNIALGVGTVLVVLGFRSSSALGAAYGIAVTGTMTVTTLLFFVIASRRWNWPVWRVASLTLLFLAVDVSFLGANAIKIEHGGWVPVALAIALFTLMTTWKRGRLILRERLQEITMPLDAFLKSLSTGRIPRVPGTAIFMTSEPKGTPVVLLHHLKHNKVLHERVILLSITTAEIPELRRDERLTVETLEHGFVRAMAVYGFMETPDVTEILGLLRQYGIKARPMETSYYLGRELLIPRQKAWKEGGMTMSLWRKNLFAFMTRNALSAAAFFQLPPNRVVELGTQIEF